Part of the Liberibacter crescens BT-1 genome is shown below.
GGAGGACAAGATTGTCATAAAAACGAGTTTGGAGCGCATACAGGTGATATTTCAGCAAAAATGTTAGTTGATTGTGGAGCTGATTTTGTCATTATTGGTCATTCCGAGCGTCGATTTCATTATCAAGAAACAGATGATATCATCTGTTCAAAGATTAAAACAGTTTGTTTTTCAGGGCTTAAGCCTATATTATGTATAGGTGAGTCAGCAGATGAATATTCTTGTGGAAAAACCTATCAGGTGTTGCAGAGACAGTTAGAGTACAGCCTCCCTGATGATATTGAAGCTGCAGATCTTGTTGTAGCTTATGAGCCAATTTGGGCAATTGGTACAGGTTGTGTTCCTTCTCTTGATAATCTTGAAGAGGTACATACTTTTATACGGAGTATTTTGGTTAGTCGTTTTTCAGATATAGGACAGAAGATTCGGATACTGTATGGTGGTTCAGTAAATGCTAATAATTCTTC
Proteins encoded:
- the tpiA gene encoding triose-phosphate isomerase — protein: MTPNIFPLIVGNWKMNGLRASLEHVKVVVDALSLFDKFVDVVICPPATLVYLAAQLCKGSSLLIGGQDCHKNEFGAHTGDISAKMLVDCGADFVIIGHSERRFHYQETDDIICSKIKTVCFSGLKPILCIGESADEYSCGKTYQVLQRQLEYSLPDDIEAADLVVAYEPIWAIGTGCVPSLDNLEEVHTFIRSILVSRFSDIGQKIRILYGGSVNANNSSQFISVNNLDGLLVGGASLKSSSFLDIIKSFRDFSPN